DNA from Micromonospora nigra:
GTCGAGTCCAAGCCGGACCTCACCCCGGTGTCGGACGCGGACACCGCCGTGGAGCGGGAGATCCGGGCGCTGCTGGCCGCGCACCGGCCCACCGACGGCCTGCTCGGCGAGGAGTTCGGGGAGACGCCGGCCACGGCGGGGGGGCGGCGGTGGGTGGTCGACCCGATCGACGGCACCAAGAACTTCGTCCGGGGCGTTCCGGTCTGGGCGACGCTGATCGCCCTGCTGGAGGACGGGCGGCCGGTCGCCGGCCTGGTGTCCGCGCCGGCCCTGGGGCGCCGCTGGTGGGCCGCGACCGGCGCGGGAGCGTACGCGGGGCCGGACGCGGCACACGGCGCCCCGATCCGGGTCTCCGGGGTGCGGGAGCTGACGGACGCCAGTTTCTGCTACTCCTCGCTGGGCGGCTGGGAGGACGCGGGCCGGCTGGAGGCGGTGCTCCAGTTGATGCGCGACACCTGGCGCAGCCGGGCGTACGGGGACTTCTACGGCTACATGCTGCTGGCCGAGGGGGCCCTGGACGTGATGGTGGAGCCCGAGCTGTCGCTGTGGGACGTCGCCGCGCTGGTGCCGATCGTCGTCGAGGCGGGGGGCACGTTCACCGACCTGGCCGGTCGGCCGGCGCCGGCCGGCGGGGAGAACAGCGCGGTGGCCAGCAACGGCCCACTGCACGCCGACATCCTCGCGCGCCTCGGTCGGCCCACCACGCACTGACCTCCGACACCCTCTATCCTCGCGGGGTGTCCACTTCCGGCTGGTGCTTCCTCGCCGCGATGATCATCGCGTACGGGGTGGCCAACCTCCTCCAGTCGGTCGCCGCCGCGCGGACCACGGTCCACCACACCTTCGATCCGGGGCTGCTGCTGCGGTTGGCCGGGCACCGCACCTACCTGGTCGGGCTGGGGTGCCAGGTGGCCGGCTTCGTGCTGGCCTTCCTGGCCCGCCGCGACCTGCCGTTGTTCCTGGTGCAGGCCAGCGTCGCCGCTGGGCTGGGGGTCACCGCGATCCTCGGCGTGCTGGTGCTCAAGTGGCGACTGCCGGCGGCGGAGGTGGCCCTGCTGGTGCTGCTCTTCGCCGGGATCACCGCCCTGGTG
Protein-coding regions in this window:
- the hisN gene encoding histidinol-phosphatase, which gives rise to MTGYAADLALAHQLADAADAISMARFRALDLRVESKPDLTPVSDADTAVEREIRALLAAHRPTDGLLGEEFGETPATAGGRRWVVDPIDGTKNFVRGVPVWATLIALLEDGRPVAGLVSAPALGRRWWAATGAGAYAGPDAAHGAPIRVSGVRELTDASFCYSSLGGWEDAGRLEAVLQLMRDTWRSRAYGDFYGYMLLAEGALDVMVEPELSLWDVAALVPIVVEAGGTFTDLAGRPAPAGGENSAVASNGPLHADILARLGRPTTH